Proteins co-encoded in one Haloarcula pelagica genomic window:
- a CDS encoding PQQ-binding-like beta-propeller repeat protein — protein sequence MTDRSRREVLGALGAAGLAGVAGCASDGSSDDDSSESVGSCPPYDPTVSPTAGWTTRLGGRRGTSTVPANAMPGPEPSRDWTFEFDTAIGYHTPIVVDGTVYVSDLDTTMWALDAASGEVRWETSVPEYPGAPAVADGTLVYFADQDVRALDAASGETLWTALETGGRLLDARPVIADGTAYVQVGIATYALDLTTGETEWRDATGLPSEVTPAVADGTVFSGGDDTYVRALSTADGSQRWRYKAGDRIEANVCVAGGRVFAGSRDGIVHALSAADGSRQWSYRLPKDEGDRPEPETVTSDGSRVYVLAGGKLHTLAAADGTVCWSRPDLSGSYNTGLAVGDGRLYVPTDRRETQFATLDPATGERLGTWGVADAYFESGPAVADGAAYVSGGTGVARFS from the coding sequence ATGACCGACCGCAGTCGCCGGGAGGTACTCGGCGCGCTCGGTGCCGCCGGACTGGCCGGTGTCGCCGGCTGTGCCAGTGACGGGTCGTCGGACGACGACAGTTCCGAGTCGGTCGGCTCCTGTCCCCCGTACGACCCCACAGTCTCGCCGACCGCGGGGTGGACGACCCGGCTGGGCGGTCGGCGAGGAACCAGCACCGTGCCGGCGAACGCGATGCCCGGGCCGGAGCCGTCCCGCGACTGGACCTTCGAGTTCGACACCGCGATCGGCTACCACACGCCGATCGTCGTCGACGGGACGGTCTACGTCAGCGATCTGGACACGACCATGTGGGCGCTCGACGCCGCTTCGGGCGAGGTGCGCTGGGAGACCAGCGTCCCGGAGTACCCCGGTGCGCCGGCGGTCGCCGACGGGACGCTCGTCTACTTCGCCGATCAGGATGTCAGAGCTCTCGACGCGGCGAGCGGCGAGACGCTGTGGACCGCACTGGAGACGGGCGGTCGCCTGCTGGACGCGCGCCCGGTGATCGCCGACGGGACAGCGTACGTCCAGGTCGGTATCGCCACGTACGCCCTGGACCTGACGACGGGCGAGACGGAGTGGCGAGACGCCACCGGACTCCCCTCGGAAGTGACGCCCGCCGTCGCCGACGGCACCGTCTTCAGCGGCGGCGACGACACCTACGTCCGGGCGCTCTCGACGGCCGACGGGAGCCAACGCTGGCGGTACAAAGCCGGCGACCGCATCGAGGCGAACGTCTGCGTCGCCGGCGGCCGGGTGTTCGCGGGCTCCCGGGACGGGATCGTCCACGCGCTCTCGGCGGCCGACGGGAGCCGGCAGTGGTCATACCGGCTGCCGAAAGACGAGGGGGACCGACCGGAACCGGAGACGGTGACCAGCGATGGGAGTCGCGTCTACGTCCTGGCCGGCGGCAAACTGCACACGCTCGCGGCTGCAGACGGGACCGTCTGCTGGTCGCGTCCCGACCTCAGCGGGAGCTACAACACGGGGCTCGCGGTCGGTGACGGCCGTCTCTACGTGCCGACCGATCGTCGGGAAACCCAGTTCGCGACGCTCGACCCGGCCACCGGCGAGCGCCTCGGGACGTGGGGGGTCGCCGACGCGTACTTCGAGAGCGGCCCGGCAGTCGCCGACGGCGCTGCGTACGTCAGCGGGGGAACCGGCGTCGCGCGGTTCAGTTGA
- a CDS encoding PQQ-binding-like beta-propeller repeat protein: MRRREFLAAGATALSTAVAGCSTDSAYAGSFDRPTDRWPAAGYGPAGTSHAPAGPDAPTEQWTLDREAVDPPLYGYLGQPAVGDAVYVAGMARGYYDSEDLDSVLAGIDPESGEPLWTHTVPEGITGAPTAIGSTVVVGTGDGRLLAVEGGETAWTTGLDGAGLTPRVFGERLYVPDASGALRCLDRSGSTRWTASRSNPLEWLLGDGEPIRAAVPAVDSDRVYAAFSTGDGGRSVVAAFDHSGLRQWRLELQSETGYDIGPRGIALADGTLYLSYGGTIAAVDAEAGELDWEFVTGYYTAGPPATDGDRVYVAAKNLYALDPADGTELWRVVNESTPRNDTDLDGVPFLARPAVADGTVYLRAAGFDPADGTRRWGTDADSWADSGKYFTDPYDRVPMANLAVTAEGVYLTHATRGVQKFA, translated from the coding sequence GTGCGCCGCCGTGAGTTCCTCGCGGCGGGTGCGACTGCCCTCTCGACCGCCGTCGCTGGCTGTTCGACCGACTCCGCGTACGCCGGGTCGTTCGACCGGCCGACGGACCGCTGGCCGGCGGCCGGCTACGGCCCCGCCGGCACCAGTCACGCACCCGCCGGCCCCGACGCCCCGACCGAACAGTGGACGCTGGACCGCGAGGCAGTCGATCCGCCGCTGTACGGCTACCTCGGCCAGCCAGCCGTCGGCGACGCGGTCTACGTCGCCGGGATGGCCAGAGGCTACTACGACTCGGAAGACCTCGACAGCGTGCTGGCCGGGATCGACCCCGAGTCCGGCGAACCGCTGTGGACCCACACCGTCCCCGAGGGGATCACCGGTGCCCCGACCGCGATCGGTTCGACGGTCGTCGTCGGCACCGGCGACGGTCGCCTGCTTGCCGTCGAGGGCGGCGAGACCGCCTGGACGACCGGGCTCGACGGCGCCGGACTGACGCCCCGAGTGTTCGGCGAGCGCCTCTACGTCCCCGACGCCAGCGGGGCGCTCCGCTGTCTCGACCGGTCGGGATCGACCCGCTGGACCGCTTCTCGGAGCAACCCACTGGAGTGGCTGCTGGGCGACGGCGAGCCGATCCGCGCGGCGGTCCCGGCCGTCGACAGCGACCGTGTGTACGCCGCGTTCAGCACCGGCGACGGCGGTCGGTCGGTCGTCGCCGCTTTCGATCACAGCGGGCTGCGGCAGTGGCGCCTCGAACTCCAGTCCGAAACCGGGTACGACATCGGTCCCCGGGGGATCGCTCTCGCCGACGGGACGCTGTACCTCTCGTACGGCGGGACGATCGCCGCGGTCGACGCCGAAGCGGGCGAACTCGACTGGGAGTTCGTCACCGGCTACTACACCGCGGGCCCGCCGGCGACCGACGGCGACCGCGTCTACGTGGCCGCGAAGAACCTCTACGCGCTCGATCCCGCCGACGGAACGGAGCTGTGGCGCGTCGTCAACGAGTCGACCCCGCGGAACGACACCGATCTCGACGGCGTCCCGTTCCTCGCACGGCCGGCGGTCGCCGACGGGACGGTCTACCTCCGGGCAGCGGGGTTCGACCCCGCCGACGGGACGCGCCGCTGGGGGACCGACGCCGATAGCTGGGCGGACTCGGGGAAGTACTTCACCGACCCGTACGACCGCGTCCCGATGGCGAACCTGGCCGTCACGGCAGAGGGAGTCTACCTGACACACGCCACTCGGGGGGTACAGAAGTTCGCATGA